In the Terriglobia bacterium genome, TGAGTACATAGCCCTCGGCACACCTTCGGAGGACTACCTGATCGTGCCGCGGTCGCCGAAGATCAATTACGCGAAGCTCGCGGAAATTCTCTCCGCCACCGGCCTCGATTCGGTGGACAGGAGCCATGCTTAATCTACAATGCCCCGATGGCAGAACCGCAACACCGCCGTGTCGTTCTCGGCATAACAGGCAGGATCGGGGCCGGAAAGACCTCGGTGGGAAAGTATTTGGCCAGTGAGCGCGGGTTTCAGTACCTGCGATACAGCCAAGTGTTGTCCGAGTGGCGGGGCGCAGAGGCGAACAGCAAGGCGGAGTTGCAAGCTGTGGGTTGGGCGGTTATGGCGGGAAGCTTACAACCGGGCCTCAATCGTGAGCTGATCGCCAGAATACAACCGGGAAAAGACTGCGCTGTGGACGGCCTCCGTCACCCGGTCGATTATGAAAGCCTGAGGAACACTTTTGCTTCCTCTTTCTTCCTGATTTTTGTAGACTGCCCCGCCCAAGTCCGATGGGAGCGTTTGCACGCCAGTGGTCGCTACAAGACACGCCAGGACTTCGATGCGGCCGACGCGCATCCGGTTGAGCAGCACATTGACGAGCTTCGGCCAAAGGCGTTCGCCATTATTCCTAACACCGGAAGCCTGGGTGATCTTTTCGTTGCAGTTAACGGCGTGTTAGAGCGCATCCGGTCAGGAGACCAGCCGTGAGCCTCTGGGTTGTTGTCGGCGGACAGTACGGGTCGGAGGGGAAAGGCAAGATTTCTGCCTTTATCACCCTGCGCGAAGACATCGACATCTGCATCCGCTGCGGCGGACCGAATTCTGGGCATTCGTTCGTCGCGGAGGACGGGCGCACCATGCTTGTTCGCCAGCTCCCGACAGGTTTCGTCAATCCTCGAACAATGCTGATGATTCCCGCCGGGGCGCTGATCGACCTTGATGTGCTGCGGCACGAGATCGAGTCTCTGGGCTTGGACGAGCGGCGCGTCCGAATTGATCGCAATGCAATGGTCATCGAGCCGTCTGATCGGGAACGTGAGGCCCAGTTAGGCTTGCGCGAGCGGCTGAGTTCGACCCTGTGCGGAGTCGGGTCGGCTGTGGCGCGACGCGCTCTCCGAGGGAGCGATGTCCGTCTTGCTTCGCATGCTGCCAAGGCCAGTCCGTGGTTGACCGCCTTCTTGGACGACGTTTCCCTCAAAGCAAACCAAGCTGTCGATGAGGGCCGCAAAGTTCTCGTAGAGGGGACGCAAGGGTTTGGCCTGTCTCTGTACCACACCGCGGAGTACCCCAAGGCCACTTCGAGGGATACAACCGCTGCAGGATGTCTTAGCGAAGTTGGCTTAAGCCCGCGTTTGGCTACTCAAATCGTGCTCGTACTGCGGACATTTCCAATCCGTGTGGCTGGCGAACAAGCAGGATCACTGAAAGAGGAGATCGACTGGGAAACTCTGCAGGCTGAGAGTGGATACCCGCACCCCATCCACGAGATAACGAGTGTGACTCGCAAGACCCGCCGTGTTGCTAGGTTCGATTGGGACTTAGCGAAACGAGCTGTGTCTGTGAACCGT is a window encoding:
- a CDS encoding AAA family ATPase, with the protein product MAEPQHRRVVLGITGRIGAGKTSVGKYLASERGFQYLRYSQVLSEWRGAEANSKAELQAVGWAVMAGSLQPGLNRELIARIQPGKDCAVDGLRHPVDYESLRNTFASSFFLIFVDCPAQVRWERLHASGRYKTRQDFDAADAHPVEQHIDELRPKAFAIIPNTGSLGDLFVAVNGVLERIRSGDQP
- a CDS encoding adenylosuccinate synthetase, whose product is MSLWVVVGGQYGSEGKGKISAFITLREDIDICIRCGGPNSGHSFVAEDGRTMLVRQLPTGFVNPRTMLMIPAGALIDLDVLRHEIESLGLDERRVRIDRNAMVIEPSDREREAQLGLRERLSSTLCGVGSAVARRALRGSDVRLASHAAKASPWLTAFLDDVSLKANQAVDEGRKVLVEGTQGFGLSLYHTAEYPKATSRDTTAAGCLSEVGLSPRLATQIVLVLRTFPIRVAGEQAGSLKEEIDWETLQAESGYPHPIHEITSVTRKTRRVARFDWDLAKRAVSVNRPTHIAVNGLDYFDYEDLGKRDVANLSEQSLRFVSRLSEFKASDYFLGVGPTLTNVIEATSALLPFRQVTACPALV